Genomic segment of Pacificitalea manganoxidans:
GCGTGCGCAACGGGAGCCTGCCCGTGGGGTGGCGCGGGGACGGTGGGGCGGGTGTGCTTTATAGCGCCAGATCCCTCACCGATCAGAGGTCAGCGTGAGGTGGCAAAGCGCCAGCCCGTGGGGACGGGCAGGCGCTCGCTCTCGCGGCCTTCGGCCTTGTTCGAGAGCGGGGGTGCTTCGTTCGGAGATGGCTGAGCACCGGAAGGCCGGGCGCAACGCGAGCCTGCCCCTGATGCGTCGCCGCAAGTCCGCCCCGCCCCCTGCCCGTCAATGCAGCTTATATTCCCCGACCACATGCCGCCATTCGCCGGGGGCGATTTCGCGGCGGTGGGTGAAGGAGACCGAATGCAGCGGGCCCTCGATCTCGGCCTGCCAGAACTCGATGAAACCAAAAAGTTTCGGGTGGTCCGGGGCCAGATCATAGTCCTGCCAGATGAAGCTGTTGAGCACCGAACGGTAGTCCGGCATCCGGTAGTAGAGTTCCGCCGTGGTCAGCCCGTAGCCCTGCAGCATCAGCTCCACCGGGGTGGTATATGTGCGCGCCTGTTGCATCCTGCACCTCGTGTCCTTGACGAGGCCCCAATGGCCCCGCAAAGAAAATTCTGCCACGGCTTCGTTACTTTTCAACGAAAACAATATGTTGGCAGTCCGCCCTTCTGGCTGCCAGAACCATCCCCTCCCCGCCCATTGCACCCGATATGGCGTATGGGATAAGATCGCTCAACAATATCTAGACAATGCCCCCAACACAGGCAGCTTCATGACCGATACGCCAGAACCCCCTGAAAACGATGAGGAAACGGGCACCCCGCCCACTGGCTGGAGCGGTCCGCGCATCTCGATCGAGGAGGAAATGCGCACCTCCTTCATGGATTACGCGATGTCGGTCATCGTCAGCCGCGCGATCCCGGATCTGCGCGACGGGCTGAAGCCGGTGCACCGCCGCATTCTCTATACCTTGTGGGAAAACGGCCAGACGCAGGCGAAACCCTACCGGAAATGCGCCACCGCCGTCGGTGACGTGATGGGCCGCTATCACCCGCATGGGGACAGCGCGGTCTACGAGTCGCTGGTGCGGATGGCGCAGGATTTCTCCATGTCTGTGCCGCTGATCGACGGTCAGGGCAATTTCGGCTCGATGGATGGCGACCCCGCCGCCGCCTACCGCTATACCGAAGCCCGTCTGGCCAAGGTGGCGGAACAACTGCTGAGCGACATCGAGAAAGACACGGTCGATTACGTTCCCAACTACGCCAACGAACGGCAGGAACCCACGGTTCTGCCCGCGCGCTATCCGAACCTGCTGGTCAACGGGTCCGAGGGCATCGCGGTCGGCATGGCCACGCGGATCCCGCCGCATAATCTGGGCGAGGTGATCGACGCGACGCTGGCCCTGATCGCCAATCCCGACCTCACCTCCGAGGAACTGATCGAGTATGTCCCTGCCCCGGATTTCCCGACGGGCGGCACGATCCTTGGCCGCACCGGCGCGCGGAAAGCCTATCTCGAAGGGCGCGGCTCTGTCGTGATCCGGGCCAAGACGCGGGTCGAGGAGTTGCGCAAGGACCGCTACGCCATCGTCATCGACGAGATCCCCTATCAGGTGAACAAGGCCACGATGATCGAGCGGATCGCGGAAACCGCCCGCGACAAAAAGATCGAAGGCATCGCGCATGTCCAGGATGAAAGCGACCGCAACGGCGTACGCGTGGTCGTCGAACTGAAGCGTGACGCGACCGCCGAGGTGGTGCTGAACCAGCTTTACCGCTTTACCCCGATGCAGGTGAGTTTCGGCGCGAATATGCTGGCGCTGAATGGGGGCCGCCCCGAGCAGCTGACCCTGCGCCGGTTCCTTGAGAGCTTCATCACCTTCCGCGAGGAGGTCGTCGCGCGGCGCACGGCGTATGAATTGCGCAAGGCCCGCGAGCGCAGCCACATCCTGTGCGGTCTGGCCGTTGCGGTGTCGAACGTGGATGAGGTCGTCGCGGCGATCCGGTCCTCCGCCGATGCCGCCGAGGCGCGCGAGAAGCTGATGACCCGGCGCTGGCCCGCCCATGACATCGCGCCCTATATCCGGCTGATCGATGATCCGACCCATACGGTGAACGAAGACGGCACCTATAACCTGTCGGAAATTCAGGCCCGCGCGATTTTGGACCTGCGCCTGCAGCGCCTGACCCAGATCGGCGTCAAGGAAGTCACCGACGAGCTGCAGGAACTGGCCGCCGCAATCCGTGAATATCTGGCGATCCTGCGGTCGCGCGAACGGATCATGGAAATCATCGGCGACGAGCTGAAGACCGTGCGCGACCAATTCGCCGTGCCCCGCCGCACGGAGATCGTCGATTGGTCCGGCGACATGGATGACGAGGATCTGATCGAGCGCGAAGACGTGGTCGTGACCGTCACCCAATCGGGCTATATCAAGCGCACGCCACTGACCGATTTCCGCGCCCAGCGGCGCGGCGGCAAGGGGCTGAGTTCGATGGCCACCAAAGAAGACGACGTGGTCACCACGCTGTTCGTGGCCAACACGCATACGCAGCTTCTGTTCTTTACCACCGACGGGATGGTCTACAAGCTGAAGGCATGGCGTCTGCCCTCGGGCGGGCGCACCGCACGTGGCAAGGCGATCGTCAATATCCTGCCGCTGGCGCAGGGCGTGTCCGTGGCCGCGATCATGCCGGTGGACCGCGACGAGGCCGATTGGGGCGATCTGCAGATCATCTTCTCGACCACGGCGGGCGATGTCCGGCGCAACGCGCTGTCGGATTTCACCAATGTCATGCGCAACGGCAAGATCGCGATGGACCTCCCCGAGGGCGTCGAACTGGTCAATGCGCGCATCGCGTCCGAGGATGACGATGTGATGCTGGTCACTGCCAAGGGCCGGGCGATCCGGTTCCGCACCACCGATGTTCGCGTGTTCAAGGGGCGCAAATCCACTGGGGTCCGGGGCATCCGGCTGGCGGAGGACGATAAGGTCGTGTCGATGGCCATCATCCGCCATTTCGAAGCAAGCCCGGAGGAGCGCGCCGCCTATCTGCGGATGCGCCGCGCGATGGCTGGTCTGACCGACGAGGCGGAGGGCGAGGACGAGGATGCGCCCGCCGATCCGAACTTCTCCAACGAGCGCTATGTGGAGATGTCCGCCGCCGAGGATCTGATCCTCACCGTGACCTCGAAAGGGTCGGGCAAGATCAGTTCCAGCCACGACTACCCCGTGCGGGGCCGTGGCGGTCAAGGTGTGACGGCGATGGACAAGGCCATGCGTGGCGGCCCGCTGGTGGCGTGTTTCCCGGTGGAGAACGGCGATCAGATCATGCTCGCGACCTCGACCGGCCAGTCGATTCGCTGCCCGGTTGATGGAATTTCCTTCCGGTCGCGCAGCGCGGGCGGGGTGAAGGTCTTTGACACCGCCAAGAACGAAGAGGTCGTGTCCGTCGCGTGGATCGCAGAAAGCGATGACGCGGAGGAGACGGTCGAGACGCCCGATACCGGCGAAGCGCCCGAGGCGCCCGACGCACCGGGCGACGACAGCTAAGCCGGGAAGGCGTTGTAAACGCTTTGCAATCGGGGTCGCATGCAGCGCGACTCAGATGCATCCCAACGATCAGAAGGCCGCCTTTCGGGGCGGCCCTTGCATTTTGCAACATGGACGGAACGGCAAATTTGTTTGTGTCGATACATGTTGCGGATGGGTCGCGCCTTGCCGAGTTCTTTAGCTGCGTTAACTATTCCCTCTGCAATCCTGCAAATGCGGGTTATGTTTTTTGCAGTTATTTGCGTAGTGTAGTTCTTCAGTTTTACGCAGCCCCGTGGCCCGGGTTGCTATTTTCCTTTGGTTTTGGCCGGCAAAAATACCTTTGGAACAGGCAGCCACTCTGATGATCAGCTGGGACAACTATAAATATCTGTTGGCGATTCACCGTCACTCCACAATGTCGAAAGCCGCAGATTCGCTTGGCACCAACGTGGCGACCGTGTCACGCCGCATCGACAAGCTGAACGAACTGCTCGGCATGCCATGTCTTATCAAACGGCCCGACGGCTGGGACGTGAACCCGCGCTTGCACCGCATTTTGACAGCAGTGGAGGAATTCAACTCCTCGATCGAGTGCGAATTGAACAACCTCCACACCAAGAGCGGCACGCATCAGACCTCGATCAGCATCGGCGCGCAGCCTGCGATCAACAACAAGCTGTTCTACCCTGGATTGACGACGCACCTGTCGCCCCCCGATGGGGTGATCCTGAATTTCAGCAACCGCGTCACCGCCGAGGGCATGGGCGACGATGACATCATCGTATCGATGACCCGCCCCGAGGGCGGTCGCGTCATCACCCGGCGCGCGGGCAGCATCCCCTACCGGCTATACATGGCGAAGGGCGATGAGGTGCCCGAAGGGTGGATCGGGCTGAATCAGACCTTTGACACCCATGGCGTGATCACGATGGGATATGACTATTTCGGCGGTCCGCCTGTGGTGCGGGTGCAACACTTCCACGATATCGAACAGGTCATCCAGTCCCGGCATCTGGCCGGTCCGCTGCCCTGCATTCACGGCGCCTATGCGAATGCGCTCGTGCCTATTCCCGACAGTCCGGTCTATAACATTGAGTATTGGTTGACTTATCACGCCACGCGGAAGGGCGATGACACCCTGCGGGAGACGTCAAACTGGATCGTCAGGTGCTTCAAGAACGAGGAGCAGAAGCGGGAACGCGCGGCCAGCGCGGAAAATGCAATCCTGCCTTTGCACAAATCGGGCTAGATCGCTTGACAATCAGAGGTTTAAATCGAAGGTAATCGGGGGGGTTGAGCCCCCCGTGAGCGACAACGAGGCACTGATGAAAAAGTTCCTAGAGACCGCCCAGTCCCTGGATCGCCTGATCCTGGCTCTGATCTTCGCGTCCTACGCCTATTCCGGTCTTAACCTGTCGGTTCGCACCGCCTCTGCTTCCGATCTGGCGATGCTTTCGCCCGATCACAGCATCGCCACCATCGCCCTGCGGGCCCTGCTCGCCACTGTGACGATCTGGCTTTTCTTTGGGGTGCGGACGCGGGTCATGGCGCTGATCGGATTGGTTCTCTACGTCACGTCGGTCGCGCTTCAGCACACTGCCAGCAATGGCCAGATGGAACTGAACCTCTGGCTGCTGACCGTGCCGCTGCTGTCGCTGCCGCTGATCCTGTTCGGTGGTGGGCGGTTCAGCCTCTACCGTGCGGGCTGGAAAGGCATCTTTTAAGCCTTTGTTCCTGCGGATCCGGGCGGCGCAACGGCTTGCCGCAGCGCCCCCTGATACGCTGTAAACGGTTCTCCGATTTTTCCTGATTTTCCTGAGATGACGCCGATGCTTCCCAGAGCATCAAATCGGCGGCATGTGCCCCTCCCTCATTGCTCGGGATCGGGGTGTTCTGCCTGCGGGCCAAGATTTAAAAGAAACGCCGCTCCGTCGAGGGTGGCCCCGCGCACGCGACCCTTTCCCTCCGGTCGCGATGCGCTCTTGGCCCGGGTCTCTTGCCTGGGCCGTTCGTTTTGCTGGCCCCCAGCCCCGGCCGCGCGGGCTTGGCAAGCTGCCCGGCCCCCAGTATGAGGCAGCCCATGACGGATAAACGCATTCACATCGTCGGCGGCGGCATGGCCGGGTCGGAAGCTGCCTGGCAGGCGGTCAATCTTGGGATTCCCGTGACCATCCACGAGATGCGTCCGCAGGTGGAAACCTTTGCACATCGCACCGGAAATCTGGCCGAAATGGTCTGTTCCAATTCATTCCGCTCGGATGATGACGAACAGAACGCCGTGGGCCTGCTGCATTGGGAAATGCGTCAGGCGGGCGGGCTCATCATGGAGATGGCCGACGCGCATCAACTGCCCGCAGGCGGGGCGCTGGCCGTGGATCGCGATGCGTTTTCCCAAGGCGTCACGGACCGGCTGCGCGCGCATCCTCTGGTCACCGTCGAGGCGGGCGAGATCGACCGCCTGCCTGATGCCGATGAC
This window contains:
- a CDS encoding usg protein, encoding MQQARTYTTPVELMLQGYGLTTAELYYRMPDYRSVLNSFIWQDYDLAPDHPKLFGFIEFWQAEIEGPLHSVSFTHRREIAPGEWRHVVGEYKLH
- the gyrA gene encoding DNA gyrase subunit A, translated to MTDTPEPPENDEETGTPPTGWSGPRISIEEEMRTSFMDYAMSVIVSRAIPDLRDGLKPVHRRILYTLWENGQTQAKPYRKCATAVGDVMGRYHPHGDSAVYESLVRMAQDFSMSVPLIDGQGNFGSMDGDPAAAYRYTEARLAKVAEQLLSDIEKDTVDYVPNYANERQEPTVLPARYPNLLVNGSEGIAVGMATRIPPHNLGEVIDATLALIANPDLTSEELIEYVPAPDFPTGGTILGRTGARKAYLEGRGSVVIRAKTRVEELRKDRYAIVIDEIPYQVNKATMIERIAETARDKKIEGIAHVQDESDRNGVRVVVELKRDATAEVVLNQLYRFTPMQVSFGANMLALNGGRPEQLTLRRFLESFITFREEVVARRTAYELRKARERSHILCGLAVAVSNVDEVVAAIRSSADAAEAREKLMTRRWPAHDIAPYIRLIDDPTHTVNEDGTYNLSEIQARAILDLRLQRLTQIGVKEVTDELQELAAAIREYLAILRSRERIMEIIGDELKTVRDQFAVPRRTEIVDWSGDMDDEDLIEREDVVVTVTQSGYIKRTPLTDFRAQRRGGKGLSSMATKEDDVVTTLFVANTHTQLLFFTTDGMVYKLKAWRLPSGGRTARGKAIVNILPLAQGVSVAAIMPVDRDEADWGDLQIIFSTTAGDVRRNALSDFTNVMRNGKIAMDLPEGVELVNARIASEDDDVMLVTAKGRAIRFRTTDVRVFKGRKSTGVRGIRLAEDDKVVSMAIIRHFEASPEERAAYLRMRRAMAGLTDEAEGEDEDAPADPNFSNERYVEMSAAEDLILTVTSKGSGKISSSHDYPVRGRGGQGVTAMDKAMRGGPLVACFPVENGDQIMLATSTGQSIRCPVDGISFRSRSAGGVKVFDTAKNEEVVSVAWIAESDDAEETVETPDTGEAPEAPDAPGDDS
- a CDS encoding LysR family transcriptional regulator; its protein translation is MISWDNYKYLLAIHRHSTMSKAADSLGTNVATVSRRIDKLNELLGMPCLIKRPDGWDVNPRLHRILTAVEEFNSSIECELNNLHTKSGTHQTSISIGAQPAINNKLFYPGLTTHLSPPDGVILNFSNRVTAEGMGDDDIIVSMTRPEGGRVITRRAGSIPYRLYMAKGDEVPEGWIGLNQTFDTHGVITMGYDYFGGPPVVRVQHFHDIEQVIQSRHLAGPLPCIHGAYANALVPIPDSPVYNIEYWLTYHATRKGDDTLRETSNWIVRCFKNEEQKRERAASAENAILPLHKSG